The Sorangiineae bacterium MSr11954 DNA segment TCTCGCGATCGCGGTCGTATCGTCTTGCGAGCGGAAACGAAGGTAACCAGGACGGGCGTCGGATCATCCAGAGCTCGTAGGTTGGCTTCAGTTGATCGGGGGCGTCCAGGGAGCCTACGTTCACGGCGATTCCATCTGCGCTTTGTGAGAAGACGGACGAGCCGCAGCGGGGACAGAAGAACCGCCCGGCGAAGTCGCGTGTTTCGCCTTCGATCGTCACCGCGTCCTGAGGGAACACCGCAGAAGTATGAAAAAGGGCGCCATGATGCTTGCGGCAGTCGAGACAGTGACAAATGCCGACCCGGTATGGGCGTCCCGACGCCACGATTCGGACGTTACCGCACAGACAACCGCCTTTGAATCGGTCCATGCTGCGTCTCCTCTGAAGTCGAACGTTCGGACTGGTTGCACGAACCCCGTCGGACGTCGATGAAGATGCGCCGCGCTATGACCCGCGCGAGCTGGAGACCCAAACGGCATTGGGTCGTTTTATCCAACGAAGCCCCTCGGAAAAACGAGGAGAAAAGTCGTTCCGAGGGGCTTGCCTCCGAATTGGAGGCGAGAAGGGCGGATGGGAGTCGCTCAGCAGCCGCTGCAGGTGCAGCGCTGGGCCCCGGTGGCGGCGATATGACCGCAAGCGAGCGGGATGGGCCCCGACTTGTATATCTCTGGCGTGTTCACGAACGTATTTCCAGGTTGCACGTACGACTTGATATCAGGTGTCGGCGAGAGCCATACCGAATCACCTGGTGCGGCGCTCGCGATTTGTCCGTGAAAATAGTTGCCGCACAACCATAGGTTGATATCTCGTCCCTGAAGGATCACTCGGCGATAGAGCGTGCAGCCTCGTTGTGCAAGACTCTCGGGGGATTCGGCCGACTCTGCCCCATCCCCTCGACTCGTTGGGACTTGCTCTTGCAAGGTCGACTCTTCGGCATTGCTCGTTTCCTCGACCGCGGAGCCTGTCGCGGCACACCCGCTGACAAGAAGGCCGACGAGCATCGAGGAGCCGACGAAGGATTTGCCTAGTTTCATGAAGGTGCCTGTTGGTTATGGCGTGCACGTCAATGGCACGCCGAATTGGACCGCGTTCGCCTCGAGGCAAAGCGAATGCCAACACGAAGAGGCGCGCCGATCGATTAGCGAAGTTGTCTATGTGCTGGGAAAAAAGCCTCGGCCGCTCCGAACCGATACAAGCTGCTCGCCGCCCGTGTACCCGTTTGGTACACTCTCCTCGATACCGCCGATACATTGGTACACCCCGGCGGGTGCGCTCGCTCGTTTCGCGCCAAGGCCCGCGGGCTCGTGCTTGGTCGCGATCGACCGCGCGATATCCCTACAGCGCCCGCCGAGGCGAACCTTGCCCGCATGTACATGACGGTTGGTGGCTTGCTCCTCCGTGTCGCCCGTCGGCGTTCTTCTCGAGGAGCAAGCTCGCTCGCCCAACTACGGGCGCCTGACGTAGGCGGGTCAGCCTTGCGAAATCGAGCGCGCCGTTCCCTCGACGAGGAAGCTCGCACGGAGCGACGTAAAAAGGTGCACTCCGCGCCTCTCCAGCTCCAACTTATGCCATAGATGGGGGCTTGCGGCAAGCCCCCTATCGTGCCGCATAGTCGGGTCGCTCCATCGCGAAATCTTTCATCGGGAAAGAGAGAGAGTCCTATGGAAAAGTATGTGCTCGACTTTGCAGACGTCGACAAAACGAAACTTCGGCTGGTTGGCGGTAAAGGCGCGAACCTGGGAGAGCTCTCCCGAATCGAGGGGATCCGCGTTCCAGATGGCTTCTGCGTTTCCACGGAAGCCTTCGCGCGAATCATGGGGGAAGCCCCGGCTGTTCATGAATGGCTCAATCGGCTATCGGGCCTCGAGCCGGAACAGCGCGAGAGAATCGGTGAACTGAGCCAGGAGATCCGCCGGATCATCGAAGGAGTTGCCGTCCCGGAGGACATTCGGGTCGAGGTATCGAGCGCCCTCACCCGGTTGGGAGCCCATCATGCCTATGCCGTTCGCTCCAGCGCCACCGCGGAAGATCTACCGACGGCGTCCTTCGCGGGCCAGCAGGATACGTACTTGAACGTCATCGGCGAGCAGGAGATTTTGCGGCACATCCGCCGCTGCTGGGCATCGCTCTTTACGGATCGGGCGGTAACGTATCGCCTTCGAAACGGCTTCGACCACCGGCAGGTCCGCTTGGCGGTGGTCATCCAGCGGATGATCGTCCCGCAGGCTGCCGGAGTCCTGTTTACGGCCGATCCCATCAGCTCCAATCGAAAGGTCTCGACCATCGATGCCAGCTTCGGCCTGGGGGAGGCGCTGGTTTCTGGTCGGGTGAGCGCGGACGTCTACAAAGTTCGCGATGGGAAGGTCATCGACAAGAAGGTTTCCACCAAGAAGCTGGCCATCCATGCGTTGCCGGCTGGCGGCACGATCGAGCAGGAGATCGGGCCGGGGTCGCAAAACAGGCAAACGCTGACCGACGAGCAGATTTTGCAGCTCGAGCGCCTCGGCAGAAAGCTCGAAGGGCACTTCGGCCATCCCCAAGACATCGAATGGTGTTTGGCCGACGGCACCTTTCACGTCGTCCAGAGCCGTCCGATTACGACATTGTATCCCGTCCCGCGAGCGGCGGATCGTGCAAATCACGTTTACGTATCCGTCGGCCATCAACAAATGATGACGGATCCGATGAAGCCATTGGGGCTGTCTTTGTTCCAGATCACCGCCGCGAGGTCCATGTTCGAGGCGGGGGGAAGGCTGTTCGTCGACGTCACCAAGGGCCTGGCATCGGCGGCCAGCAGGGCCAATTTGCTGGACATTTTGGGGCAATCCGATCCGCTCATCGAAAATGCGTTGGTCACCCTGCTGGAGCGGGGAGATTTCATCGAATCGACACCGGGCGATCCGTCGGACCTCGGCCGGATCAAGAGCCATCGCGGCATGTCGTCGGCCGACATCTTAGCGCCGGTCGAGAACGATCCGGGGATGGTTTCGGATCTGATCGAGCGTAGTGAAGCGGCGCTCGCCGCATTACGGCAAAACATTCGGTCGAAGTCGGGGCCGGAGCTGTTCGATTTCATCTTGGAGGATATCCAGCAGCTGACCAAGACATTGTGGGACTCGAAGAACCTGGCGGCGATCGTCGCCGGGATCCATGCTTCGGCGTGGATCAACGACAAGATGAAGGAGTGGTTGGGCGAAAAGAACGCAGCCGACACCATTGCCCAATCCGTACCCGACAACATCACGTCGGAGATGGGCCTGGCGCTGTTGGACATCGCCGATGTGATTCGTCCTTATCCGGAGGTCATCGAGCATTTGCAGCGGGCCACGGGCGACGACGTTCTGGATGGCCTGGCGAAGCTCGACGGCGGGCGGGAGACCCGGGATGCGCTCGGCGCGTTTCTCGACAAATATGGGATGCGATGCGTCGGAGAGATCGATATTACCAGGCCTCGCTGGAGCGAACGACCGGAGACGCTCGTCCCCTTGATCCTCGGCAATGTAAAAAATACCCCGCCTGGGTCTGGTAAACGAAAATTCGAAGAGCGCCGACAGGAAGCGTTGAGAAAAGAACAGGCGCTCTTGGAACGATTGAAGCAACTCCCGGATGGTGAACGGAGAGCTTCGGAAACGAAGCAGATGATCGAGCTCGTCCGAAAATTCATGGGTTACCGTGAGTACCCGAAGTACGGGAAAGTGAGCCGCTACTTCGTGTACAAGCAGGCCTTGTTGAAGGAGGCCGAACGGCTCGTGCGAGAGGGCGTGATCGACGAAAAAGAGGATATCTACTATCTCACGTTCGACGAGCTGCAGGAGGTCGCGCGCACTCGCCGGCTGGATCGATCGATCATCGGCCAACGAAAGGACGAGCACAGATCGTTCGAAAAGCTAACCCCACCGAGGGTCATCACGTCCGACGGCGAAATCATCGCAGGGGAGTACAAACGAAGAAATCTCCCGGCCGAAGCCATGGTCGGCCTGCCGGTTTCTTCCGGCGTCACGGAGGGGCGAGCACGCGTCATTCTCGACATGAAGGACGCCGAGCTGGAGGAGGGCGATATCTTGATCACCCCGTTCACGGATCCCAGCTGGACACCCCTGTTCGTATCGATAAAAGGCCTGGTGACCGAGGTGGGAGGGCTGATGACCCATGGCGCGGTCATCGCCCGCGAATACGGGTTACCGGCCGTCGTTGGGGTGGAGCACGCGACCCAGCGGATCAAGGACGGCCAGAGGATTCGCGTGAACGGCACGGACGGATACGTGGAAATACTCTAGGCGAGGCCGTGGCGCGTGCTTTTTCGATTTTGGACGAGATCCATGATTTCGCCACGAAATCGCGCGCGCCACGAGGCGGCTCTCGTACGAGCGCGGCCAGGAGCGGCATGTCGGTGGATGTTATCGCGCGAACGCGCTCGCCGGCCGCTGCCCGACCGCGCCGATCCGACGGGGCGGCAAACGGAGAACGACGAAGCGCCTATGGGATCATCACCAGGATTTGATTGCTGAACCCGGAGGGGTACTCGTGCTCTCCCCACGCCCGAACGGTGAAATAGTTCGGACCTGATTCGATGACGCCCATGTGCCATAGCTTCTCGAGGGTGATATGGGTGTCTGCGGTATTGTCCACTGCGACACCGTTCGCGTACAGCTCGTAGTACACGGACGAGTCGTGGGTCGAGGGATCCCACTCGAGCCGGTCGGGCCGGCCATCGACATCGACCGCGCGCAGATTCTCGGGCGTGGTGGGCGGCGGTCCAGTTCTGGGCAAGGTGGTGAATGTGAGCGACGTTTCGGCGGATTGGTTGCCGGCCCGGTCGACCGCTTTGACCCGCGCGACATAGGTCTTCCCCGATTCCAGTCCGCCCAGGCGATCGGTGGTCGTCCTCGTCTCCGCAAGGTTCCAGGTGGTGGGCTCGATTTGGAAGCTGTAATAGTAAATCTCTCCCGAGTTGTCCGTCGATGGATCCCAGGCGAATCGTGCCCACGTGAACGATACTTGCACGGCCCGCAGGTTCGTGGGAGCGGTCGGCGGAGTGGTATCGCGTCCGGCCGAGGCCGGAGCCACCAGCACGGTGATCAGAAACACGAGCGCCATGGCGGCGCTGGCCAAAAAGCGATATCGAGTGAGCACGATCATGGTTACCTCCGGAGCTTTTTCCGCGCGGTACCCAAGGCAAAGAGCAAGCCTCGCGCTCGGGCTCGAAACGACGGCATCCCGTGAGGGCGCGCGGTGTCGTACGTTGCGCGTCGCAACACCGCCATGATCGATATGCAACACTGCGGCGGCTCGCGCGTGGCGTTCCTCCGATGCCTGCTGCCAGCCCGCACCTCCTACGAAACCCTGGTCAAGGCCCGCAGCGATCGCGCGGATCGAGGATTGGCGATCCTGGGCGGAGCAGGTCCGGTTTGTCGTGTCGGGTGCGGCGTCCGCCCGCTCGAGCGCCGGGCTGAGGCCGCAGCGATCGCGCGGATCGGGGATTGGCGGTCCTGGGCGGAGCAGGTCCGGTTTGTCGGGTGCTGTGTCCGCCGCTCGTGCGAGGGGCTGAGGCCGCAGCGATCGCGCGGATCGGGGATTGGCGATCCTGGGCGGAGCAGGTCCGGTTTGTCGTGTCGGGTGCTGCGTCCGCCGCTCGTGCGACGGGCTGAAGATCGGCTGCGGGACCGGACGAGTTGTGAGCGATGGATGGATCGGATCACGTCCTCGAACCGGCCATGCGCGCACGCGTCCGATCCGCGGGCTTTAGCGTTTCGCCAGCGTGGCCGTCCAGGTGGGGGCGACCTCCGAGGCCAAATCGAGCAGTGGCTTCGGAATATCGCTGCTGCCCGTCAGCTGCCGGATCTCGAGCGTGTTATCGGTGCCGAGGCCGGTCGGGCAGCGCAGGGCCCACGCCTTTGCCTCTTCCAGCGACGGTACGTCGATGATGTAAAAGCCGCCCACCAGCTCCTTCGATTCGGCGAATGGGCCGTCGAGCACCTTGCGTTTCCCACCCGAGACGCCGACGCGTGCCCCGGGTGCGTCGGGCAGCAGCCCTTCGGCGGCGACCAGAACGCCCGCCTTTTGGAGCTCTTCGTTGAAGCGCATGTAGCGGACGAAGAGCTCTTCGTCGAAGGGGGCTTCGTTGGGTTCAGCGTTATCGTCACGACGGGCGGTGATGATGAAGCGCATGCTTTCTCTCCTTGAAACGCAGCTGCCGAAGGATTCGGTGTTTTACCAAGCGTCGATTGGCTCTTCGTCCGATCGACATGGTCGACCATTTTTTCGACCCGCGCGCGACATCCCGGCCGATGTGGACGTCCCCCCGGGCATCGCGTTCGCGGACGGCCGCTCTCATGGAGCTTTCCGGGAATGACCGGCGGAGCCGAGGCGGGGGAGCCGAGAAAGCCGGACCGGGGGCGGAATCGACGCAGCGAGGCCGAGGCGGGGGAGGCGAGGCGGGGGAGCCGAGACGCCGGAGCCGCGTCGCCGTCGATGCGCCGGAGCCGACGCAGCGGGATGCGCGGGCATGCCGGCGGTCGACGTGCTCAAGATGGTTCTCGACCCGAGCGCTGCGCAAGCTCCGTCGCCCGCTCGGTGTGAGCGCTCACATAAGCATCGGCCGCCACCTCGAAGCCGCCGGCCTCTTTCTTCAGCTCCCGTATCAGCTCGTAGCTGAGTGCCTTGATCTCGGCCGCCCGTTCCCTTGCCCTGACGAGCGCGACGATGCGCCACCACCGCCTGCGTGGATACGACGTGCCCAGGATGCTCATGGCCTTTCGCACGAGCGCCGCGGCGCGCGGCATACCGACGGCAACCAGGCCCGCGGCGGCTTCGGGAACCACCACGCCTGTCGAGCCCCAAAATACCCCGTCCAAGCCGATTTTACGAACTTCGATTTGGCACCCATGGGCCGCGAGCACGTGCCGCAGCTCCGGCGGTGCTTTGGCGAGATCGGACAGAAAGGATCTCGGTCCGTGGTGGATATCGACTTCATAGCGTCGAACGGCAGCTTGGTACAGATCCCCTGGATTGCGCCCTATCTCGCCTCGCTCGAACAACATCCGATCGTGCTCCGACAGCGCGGCCACGGCTTGCTCGAAGACCGAGCGCAGCAGCGGATCGTCGGGCGTGATGGGCCTCCAATCGCGCGGAGGCGGAGTGCTCCCGAGCATCTCCCACATCTTGGCCTCGACCCGCCAATAGGGGTTGGGCATCCCGTAGGTGACGTGATGGTGGAACGCGAAGGGCTGCCCGTCGGGGATCTTCGCGCGAGCTTCCCCGGTGAAGATGTCCTTGCGATCGCGCAGTTGATTGCGCATTTCGTCATGGATGTTCCGTAGGACGAAGTCGCGAATCAGCTCCGGCATCTCGCGCCGCTTGAGCGCATCCTGAATGGCATACTGCGCGAGCATCATGGCGGGCGGGCCATCGAGCACCTTCGCCAATTCGTTCATCGGTACTCCTGGATTGGCGCGCAGGTAGTCCCATACCGAGGTATGACCGCGTTCGCGTACGAGCGCGGGGGCGTCGAAGAATTCCGCGAGATCGATCTCCTCATCGCCGTCCGTCCTGCGCCGCCTGCGGCGGAGGAACCACGCACCTAGCCCAGCGATGGCGATCACGAGAAGCGTGCCGGGAATGCTCAATGTCGCTCCATGCGTCGTCGAAATCCCATGCGTGGCCGGGAGTCTACCAGCGCGCGCTCCTCGTGCGCCACCCTGCGCACCTTTCCCCTCTCGGAGCTCCGTCGATGACGAAGACTAGCCCTTTCGCCAGACCGACACATGCTTGGTGCTCTCGTGCTCGAACGGCGAGCGGTCCCAGTCGGCCCAGCGGTGCTCGAGCGTCATGCCCGCCATTCGCGCCATCAAATCCAGCTCGCTCGGCCACACGTAGCGAAATGGTAACGAGGCGAATCGGCCCGTGGCCGGGTAACCGTAGTTGGAACTGTGTGCCTGGCTCGCGGTGTCGTACAGGTCGAACGCCCAAACGTCTGGACCGGTCTGGAAGGGTACGGCACGTTGACCGGGCGGCAGCTTCCGCAGCTCTGGGACCATCACCTCGATCACGAACCGGCCCCCTGGCACCAGGTGCGCGGATGCGTTGGCAAAGCAATCCACCTGGGCGTCCTGGGTCGTCAGATTCATGATGGTGTTGAAGACGAGGTAAACGAGCGAAAATTCGCCCGCGACGCGGGCGCTCGCCATATCGCCCATGGTCACCGGGATCGCGTCCCCGCCCGGCTTTCGCCGCAGCTGCGCGACCATATCCGTGGAGTACTCGATGCCTGTTACGGATACGCCGCGCGCTGCCAACGGCAGCGCGACACGGCCGGTTCCGATCGCGAGCTCGAGGGCTCGTCCGCCGGCCGCCAATGCCGCGAGCACATCGGCCGTTTCGGCGATCACCTTGGCTTGGAACTCGTGGCCGTCTCCCGCGTCGTAATCGTCCGCCACGTCCGCGGCGAAATAGTTCGGTAGCTCTGTCACGGGACAGCAGGATAACGCATCCTGCCGAGACCTACCCGTCCTTTGAACGTAGTCACCCAACGGCCAACGAACGATGGCCGGCAGCAAAAAGTGCGCGCGTCTCCACCTTTGCACGGCTCCCGCGCGCGATCGGCGGAGCGAACCTCGATTTCAACTGAAATCCGGGAAGGACGGCTTTGGGAGCTTGATCAGGATCTGCTCGGAGAAGCCGTTCGGCGCCGGCGATACGTGTTGTTTGAAGGCGGGGCATTCGACCTTCGGATCTTTGCCCTGGCTCGTCGCGGTCTGCTTGCAAGCCGAGATCTCGCTCCGCTCTTGCTCCGTGAACTTACGCACTTTGTAGAGGTGGTATCCGGCCTCGACGGCGCCGCGGAACAGCTTTCCCGAGAACGAGTCGGGCGCTATATTATGTGCAGAATACACAAGAATGAACTCCTCGCTGCCGCCCACGATCGCCGCGGCCATTTCGCTTGCATCCACCGGCGTCTTGTCCGGCCGAACCGCTGCAATGAACGCGAATGCGAGGCCCGCACTATCGATGACCTCCGCAGGCGGCGGATCATTGACGGGCAACGTAAACTTCCGGGGCGGTGCCGCGTCGATCGCTGCACGCGCCGTGCTCCGCGTGGCGAGGATCTGACCGCCTCCTTTGCTCCAGACCAAGGTCGCCACCGGCTCGCCGCTGTCGGCCGGCTTTTCGCCGGTCGCCGTGCCTTGGAGCGTCAGGCTTGCCGGAGGATTGTTTGGCGGGGGATTGGACTCGGAGGAGCATCCCGCGGCGAGGGCCAGCATGACCGACAGCGAAAGTGCGAATGGAATCGTACGAAAGGAGGAAACCATGCTCATGGGCCTCCATGGTACGCACGTTCGGCGAGAATCTTCCCACGAGCCAAGGCGCATCGCCGCCAATAGCTAGACCGTTCGCGAAGCCTCGTCGTCGAAACGCGCTCTTGCCGCCCTGAACGCATCGGCGTTCCCGATGACCCACGTCCACAACGGGATCATGCCGGCGAGGAGGCCGCGCCCAAGATCGGTGAGCGTGTAATCGACGCGCGGGGGCACCTCCTGGTGATCGTGCCTCGCGATCAGTCCATCGCGCTCGAGCTGCCGAAGCGTCCTGGTAAGCATGCGCCGTGTGACGCCGTCGAGCTTGCGGGCGAGCTCGGCGTGACGCAAGGTGCCCGAAACGCCCAATGCATGGACGACGCCGAGCGACCACCGGCTTCCGGCATGCGCGAGCACTTCGCGCTTGAGGCCGTCGTCGACTTCGCTCAGCGCATCGCATGCTTCCTGCGACCGCCGGATGATCTCGCGGATGGCGGACGAGTCGGGCTGTATCATCGATGTACCTTCTTTCCCTCTGCGAATCGGAATCCTATCTCGGAGGCTCCGGAAAGGAGCCTTCGTGTCCTACAAATCGCACGCAAACAACGTCCTCGTCCTCGGAGCCGGCGAGCTCGGGACCGCCGTCCTCCAGGAGTTGGCGCGCTCGCGCGAGCGAACCCACCTTTCGTCCGTATCGGTCTTGCTGCGCCCTGCGAGGGAACGCGCGGCCATGGGATCGCTCGACCTCGAGGTGGTCGAGGCCGACCTCGCGACGGCCACCGTGGACGATCTCGCGGCCATCTTCTCGCGGTTCGGTCGAATCATCTGCTGCACGGGGTTCGTGGGTGGAGCGGGCACGCAGCGGAAGATCACGGCCGCGGTGCTGCGCGCGGGCGTCGACCATTATATCCCGTGGCAATTCGGGGTGAATTACGACGTGATCGGGCGCGGCAGCGGCCAGAGTGTCTGGGACGAACAGCTCGATGTTCGCGACATGCTGCGCGCCCAGGACAAGGTTCGTTGGACCATCGTGTCCACCGGCATGTTCACCAGCTTCGTATTCCTCCCGGCGTTCGGCCTCGTCGATCTCGTGGGGAACAGGGTTCACGCGCTAGGTAACTGGGATTATCGACTTACCGTCACGACGCCGGAGGACATCGGGCGGGTGACGGCCCGGATCGTGACATCTCGCCCTCGGCCGGACGACACAATCGTCTTCGTGGCAG contains these protein-coding regions:
- a CDS encoding DMP19 family protein; the encoded protein is MSIPGTLLVIAIAGLGAWFLRRRRRRTDGDEEIDLAEFFDAPALVRERGHTSVWDYLRANPGVPMNELAKVLDGPPAMMLAQYAIQDALKRREMPELIRDFVLRNIHDEMRNQLRDRKDIFTGEARAKIPDGQPFAFHHHVTYGMPNPYWRVEAKMWEMLGSTPPPRDWRPITPDDPLLRSVFEQAVAALSEHDRMLFERGEIGRNPGDLYQAAVRRYEVDIHHGPRSFLSDLAKAPPELRHVLAAHGCQIEVRKIGLDGVFWGSTGVVVPEAAAGLVAVGMPRAAALVRKAMSILGTSYPRRRWWRIVALVRARERAAEIKALSYELIRELKKEAGGFEVAADAYVSAHTERATELAQRSGREPS
- a CDS encoding aromatic alcohol reductase produces the protein MSYKSHANNVLVLGAGELGTAVLQELARSRERTHLSSVSVLLRPARERAAMGSLDLEVVEADLATATVDDLAAIFSRFGRIICCTGFVGGAGTQRKITAAVLRAGVDHYIPWQFGVNYDVIGRGSGQSVWDEQLDVRDMLRAQDKVRWTIVSTGMFTSFVFLPAFGLVDLVGNRVHALGNWDYRLTVTTPEDIGRVTARIVTSRPRPDDTIVFVAGDTFSYRELADTVDHVLGRKVQRILRSLPELQADAAAHPDDTMRKYRLAFARPDGVAWPKDRTFNAAQGMAMVDVATWLRANRPRIAG
- a CDS encoding fibronectin type III domain-containing protein, with protein sequence MIVLTRYRFLASAAMALVFLITVLVAPASAGRDTTPPTAPTNLRAVQVSFTWARFAWDPSTDNSGEIYYYSFQIEPTTWNLAETRTTTDRLGGLESGKTYVARVKAVDRAGNQSAETSLTFTTLPRTGPPPTTPENLRAVDVDGRPDRLEWDPSTHDSSVYYELYANGVAVDNTADTHITLEKLWHMGVIESGPNYFTVRAWGEHEYPSGFSNQILVMIP
- a CDS encoding GFA family protein, with amino-acid sequence MDRFKGGCLCGNVRIVASGRPYRVGICHCLDCRKHHGALFHTSAVFPQDAVTIEGETRDFAGRFFCPRCGSSVFSQSADGIAVNVGSLDAPDQLKPTYELWMIRRPSWLPSFPLARRYDRDRESTDHFED
- a CDS encoding class I SAM-dependent methyltransferase; its protein translation is MTELPNYFAADVADDYDAGDGHEFQAKVIAETADVLAALAAGGRALELAIGTGRVALPLAARGVSVTGIEYSTDMVAQLRRKPGGDAIPVTMGDMASARVAGEFSLVYLVFNTIMNLTTQDAQVDCFANASAHLVPGGRFVIEVMVPELRKLPPGQRAVPFQTGPDVWAFDLYDTASQAHSSNYGYPATGRFASLPFRYVWPSELDLMARMAGMTLEHRWADWDRSPFEHESTKHVSVWRKG
- the ppsA gene encoding phosphoenolpyruvate synthase, which gives rise to MEKYVLDFADVDKTKLRLVGGKGANLGELSRIEGIRVPDGFCVSTEAFARIMGEAPAVHEWLNRLSGLEPEQRERIGELSQEIRRIIEGVAVPEDIRVEVSSALTRLGAHHAYAVRSSATAEDLPTASFAGQQDTYLNVIGEQEILRHIRRCWASLFTDRAVTYRLRNGFDHRQVRLAVVIQRMIVPQAAGVLFTADPISSNRKVSTIDASFGLGEALVSGRVSADVYKVRDGKVIDKKVSTKKLAIHALPAGGTIEQEIGPGSQNRQTLTDEQILQLERLGRKLEGHFGHPQDIEWCLADGTFHVVQSRPITTLYPVPRAADRANHVYVSVGHQQMMTDPMKPLGLSLFQITAARSMFEAGGRLFVDVTKGLASAASRANLLDILGQSDPLIENALVTLLERGDFIESTPGDPSDLGRIKSHRGMSSADILAPVENDPGMVSDLIERSEAALAALRQNIRSKSGPELFDFILEDIQQLTKTLWDSKNLAAIVAGIHASAWINDKMKEWLGEKNAADTIAQSVPDNITSEMGLALLDIADVIRPYPEVIEHLQRATGDDVLDGLAKLDGGRETRDALGAFLDKYGMRCVGEIDITRPRWSERPETLVPLILGNVKNTPPGSGKRKFEERRQEALRKEQALLERLKQLPDGERRASETKQMIELVRKFMGYREYPKYGKVSRYFVYKQALLKEAERLVREGVIDEKEDIYYLTFDELQEVARTRRLDRSIIGQRKDEHRSFEKLTPPRVITSDGEIIAGEYKRRNLPAEAMVGLPVSSGVTEGRARVILDMKDAELEEGDILITPFTDPSWTPLFVSIKGLVTEVGGLMTHGAVIAREYGLPAVVGVEHATQRIKDGQRIRVNGTDGYVEIL
- a CDS encoding helix-turn-helix transcriptional regulator; translated protein: MIQPDSSAIREIIRRSQEACDALSEVDDGLKREVLAHAGSRWSLGVVHALGVSGTLRHAELARKLDGVTRRMLTRTLRQLERDGLIARHDHQEVPPRVDYTLTDLGRGLLAGMIPLWTWVIGNADAFRAARARFDDEASRTV
- a CDS encoding YciI family protein; protein product: MRFIITARRDDNAEPNEAPFDEELFVRYMRFNEELQKAGVLVAAEGLLPDAPGARVGVSGGKRKVLDGPFAESKELVGGFYIIDVPSLEEAKAWALRCPTGLGTDNTLEIRQLTGSSDIPKPLLDLASEVAPTWTATLAKR